Within Motilibacter aurantiacus, the genomic segment GCAGGCCGTGCACGCCTGGCTGCAGGCCACCAGCGCGGCGATCGCGGCGGCGAGCTGGTCGCGGTCGAAGCCGATCTCCCCCGGATGGGAGCCGATCATCGACGAGATGGTGTCCGTCACGCGGGCCTCCTCGAGTCCTTGTGCGGCGGCCCCTACCCCCCGCGGACGGCCGGAACCGGCCGGGACAGGGCGGACGCTCGCGACCGCTGGAGCCCGGCGGGCTTGGCATGCTGGTTGCTGAGAGCAAATGACATGCCGTCTCCTTCGGAGGGAACCTGCCCGTGCCGAGAGTCTCCCCCGCCTTCTGGGCGTCCCTTGCCATCGTCCTGCCGTTCGTCGCCTGGGGCGCCGTCTCCGCGGACTCGCTGGCTGACACCGCCGCCGCCTGCCGGGCCTTCCTGGTCGACCGCTTCGGCTGGTTCTACCTGTTGACGGCCTCCGGGGTGCTCGTGCTCGTGGTGGCGCTCGCGGTCTCGCGCTTCGGCACCGTGCGGCTCGGTGGGGACGAGGAGCGGCCGGAGTACTCCACGCGGGCGTGGTTCGCGATGCTCTTCAGCGCGGGCATGGGGATCGGCCTGGTGTTCTGGGGCGTCGCAGAGCCCGTGGCGCACTACACGGCTCCGCCCGAGGCAGACCCGGGGACGAACGAGGCGGCCCGGGAGGCGCTGCGCTACTCGTTCTTCCACTGGGGCCTGCACCCCTGGGCGATCTACGCCGCGCTCGCGCTCGCGCTCGCGTACGCCCGCTTCCGCAAGGGCGCCCCCGCGACGGTCAGCGCGGCGCTGCGGCCCGTCCTCGGCGCTCGGGCCGACGGGGCCCTCGGCCGTGTCGTCGACGTCACGGCCGTCGTGGCGACGGTGTTCGGCGTGGCCACCTCGCTAGGCCTGGGTGCGGCACAGGTGAACGGCGGCCTGGCCGCCCTCGACGACCGCATCCCCGTCTCCGACGGCGTCCAGCTCGCGGTGATCGCCCTCGTCACTCTGCTGTTCCTGGCCTCGGCCCTGTCCGGCATCGGCCGCGGCATCAAGTGGCTGTCGGCGGCGAACATGGTCCTCGCGCTGAGCCTGCTGTGCTTCGTGCTCGTCACCAGCGGCAGGGCCAATGCGCTCGTCGGCGTCTTCACCACCACCCTGGGCGGCTACCTGACCGAGCTGCCGACCATGAGCCTGCAAGCCGGCCCGTTCGACGCGGACCGCAGCACGTGGATCAATCAGTGGACGATCTTCTACTGGGCGTGGTGGATCTCCTGGTCGCCGTTCGTCGCCAGCTTCATCGCCCGGGTCTCCCGCGGGCGGACCATCCGGGAGTTCGTGGCCGGCGTCCTCGCGGTGCCCACCCTGATGAGCGGCCTCTGGTTCTCGGTGTTCGGAGGTGCCGGCGTCCTGGCCGAGCGGGACTCCGGAGCCCTCGGCGGGCTCGGCACCGAGTCCCAGCTCTTCGCGCTCCTCGACGGGCTACCCGGCGGGACCATCGCGGCAGCCGGCGCGGTGGTGCTCGTGACGACCTTCTTCATCACGAGCGCGGACTCGGCCACGTTCGTGCTGGGCTCGTTCAGCACGCCGGGCGGCCGGGACCCGCACCGCCTGGTCACCGTCGCGTGGGGCGTGCTGATCTCCGCCGCGGCCGCGGTCCTGCTCGTCGGAGGCGGGCTCGAGGGCCTGCAGACCGCGTCGATCGTCTCGGCGTTCCCCTTCGCCCTCGTGCTGCTCGTGGCCGTCGCGTCCCTGACCAAGGCACTGCGCACGGACGTCGGCCCCGGTCATCGAGGCCAGCAGGCCGTCGACGAGCACCCCGTCACTGTCGGTGCCGGCCGCTAGCTTCGGCGCCGGAGGTGAGGGATGAGCCGACGGGCGGTGCTGCTAGCTCGGGTCGGCCTCGCCGTCGCGGCAGCGGCGGCCGTCGCCGCGCTGGCGCTGCGGACGGCCGGTGTCTGGTCCCCCGAGCAGCCCGTGCTGGTGGCGGTTGTCCTGGTGTCGGCCGTGCTCACCGCCTGCTCGACCAGCGCGGGCGCCGTCCAGGACTGGCGGGCGCGCCGGCTGGCCGCACAGGTGGAGCGGACCGAGCGGGCCCTGACGTCCACGGCTTGGGCCGTGGCGGACGCCACCGGGCTGGACTACCGGGACCTGGGCATCGCCGCATACCGGCTCGAGCGACGGCGCGGCCGGCGTCCGCCCAGACTGCGCCGGGTGCACCGGGTGCGGCCGCGGCACCGCCCGGGTGCGTCGGGCATCGAGTGGAGGCCGGGCGTCGGCGTCATCGGGTCCTGCGTCGCGATGCGGCAGGTGGTCGCCGCGGACCTCGACGCGGTCTACCGCGCGCTGCTCCCGTGCACGCGCGAGGACTGGGACGCGCTGGTGCCCGCGGCCGTGCGCCAGGGGCTGAGCTACGACGAGTTCGTCGACGTCCGCGACAAGTACGCCGTGGTCGTCGCGACCCCGGTGGTGGACGACACCGGGCCGACTCCCCGCGTCGTCGGCTGC encodes:
- a CDS encoding BCCT family transporter; translated protein: MPRVSPAFWASLAIVLPFVAWGAVSADSLADTAAACRAFLVDRFGWFYLLTASGVLVLVVALAVSRFGTVRLGGDEERPEYSTRAWFAMLFSAGMGIGLVFWGVAEPVAHYTAPPEADPGTNEAAREALRYSFFHWGLHPWAIYAALALALAYARFRKGAPATVSAALRPVLGARADGALGRVVDVTAVVATVFGVATSLGLGAAQVNGGLAALDDRIPVSDGVQLAVIALVTLLFLASALSGIGRGIKWLSAANMVLALSLLCFVLVTSGRANALVGVFTTTLGGYLTELPTMSLQAGPFDADRSTWINQWTIFYWAWWISWSPFVASFIARVSRGRTIREFVAGVLAVPTLMSGLWFSVFGGAGVLAERDSGALGGLGTESQLFALLDGLPGGTIAAAGAVVLVTTFFITSADSATFVLGSFSTPGGRDPHRLVTVAWGVLISAAAAVLLVGGGLEGLQTASIVSAFPFALVLLVAVASLTKALRTDVGPGHRGQQAVDEHPVTVGAGR